A stretch of Besnoitia besnoiti strain Bb-Ger1 chromosome V, whole genome shotgun sequence DNA encodes these proteins:
- a CDS encoding hypothetical protein (encoded by transcript BESB_061190), producing the protein MLRLQRYKDEIAETLLSQAGVLADVGLEDKSVMDLRGLSSHEFAHRLAHERRERAAVQIALKDSQHGHAFCERLLHQARKQITVLRELLRHVSNGHAIVVDGELVEPPPEPPLAAPITLTAETHISEGNRSFEPLKRPDGAPADLSDAVSFALLRSEVAALRKESHQRDMEDEQHEAALSHARVEATLLRQRNTALTEELRACLAQLDEAKSSLEECATLRNKLQDVELWAGRMQETHQAELKNLRGAQELRLQQLAMQYTAEKNEQLREAHDANQQVKEECCGLQKEVAKLKLRLQRIREMTRRHHVLQAHFHETLDSWAKCLGGTEGPDDTPYSNGQLRRAGASALGDPPSEEGGGHPADRPRVACAPVVQAARGRGRKQGPATNQNENSGRLVAADCARSEVRKPGYVRLDAVRPVLETLLQVCVHLGVAEQQLIERDPGEPYGASLFPSAPISSLDPMSGFTPRAPSLAVLQGQRLVILHLYSLLGASCTAARGSAPPAASSSLDASISYASLSQTCRVRNAAELSALLGLSGQAGTCSRCAAADLARRALCKLPLDKRTLHTELDRGAQRLQSLLQRTLQELATARCAQAMLEERVSELPPSRHPALFESSRPLSCESALRRTHDELSLRGIPPDPADSVAVFCGTQTPLSPLRAGPLLSLVQCTAAEAAAALEKADAVAESLAVKLGAIFSISGLAPETRGVRPGGRLAASAHVPSHAALRLHGRSDQRPSLRWPAASPAGPADPLGATPAAKRPGRSLQRNPAVGSLRRARGCVNGPPQVESFLTQLRTACGPRVGRQQRVAQRCGRRSESGSREARRPASPSTAADALLARGHSDDIRTARSTAAATEDSAEFSPCESCSELAPWRQGHYPARDRISPGVPKVPCLGRECHQHQNSGACLSPTTPVRPLSSRRPAQRRSLSTPARVFPCKSECSCRVCGDSDVEARRDLRASSSRYRKAASRFWSPRLQSLGASCGCVDGSASGCKHASSSLQTRVAVRSPPSLLHAPDGDWRFRRSRPSSSGRLSPLSFCRDLARPPSSRLVAHFVPNRPKWLPAPLLSPSSLSSGSPARLWPWRRSAGAHSPLLSLPQPRINTGALGSGSLARLGGRGGERNPHAACSGCADASPAEPSPTPPQREESRPAAERRWRLTRPGASDKTCGGGGGRGRGRERVAGVPLTCNSSS; encoded by the exons ACGGTGAGCTCGTGGAGCCACCGCCAGAGCCGCCCCTCGCAGCCCCCATCACCTTGACAGCTGAAACTCATATTTCTGAGGGCAACCGAAGTTTTGAGCCTCTGAAGAGACCGGATGGGGCGCCGGCAGACCTCTCAGATGCAGTCTctttcgcgctgctgcggagtgaagtcgccgcgctgcggaaAGAGAGCCATCAGCGGGACATGGAAGATGAACAGCATGAAGCGGCCCTGTCGCACGCGCGGGTGGAGGCGACGCTTCTTAGGCAACGAAATACCGCCTTGACAGAGGAGCTGCGAGCGTGCCTGGCGCAACTGGACGAGGCAAAAAGCTCGCTGGAGGAGTGTGCCACACTCAGGAACAAACTGCAGGATGTGGAG CTGTGGGCGGGACGGATGCAGGAGACACACCAGGCGGAGCTGAAGAACTTGAGGggcgcgcaggagctccGCCTACAGCAACTCGCCATGCAGTACACGGCTGAAAAAAACGAACAGCTTCGAGAGGCGCATGACGCGAACCAGCAGGTGAAGGAGGAGTGCTGTGGACTGCAGAAGGAAGTCGCGAAGCTgaagctgcgcctgcagcgtaTCCGCGAGATGACGCGGCGTCACCACGTGTTGCAGGCACATTTCCACGAGACGCTCGACTCGTGGGCAAAGTGCCTAGGAGGCACCGAGGGCCCCGACGACACGCCATACTCCAACGGGCAGCTCCGACGCGCGGGAGCCTCTGCG TTGGGGGACCCGCCTTccgaggaggggggggggcatcCTGCTGACCGCCCCAGAGTGGCGTGCGCTCCTGTTGTTCAGGCGGCAAGAGGTCGAGGCCGGAAGCAAGGACCTGCGACGAATCAAAACGAGAACTCTGGGCGGCTGGTTGCTGCAGACTGTGCGCGGAGCGAAGTCAGGAAGCCGGGCTACGTGCGGCTCGATGCCGTCCGCCCGGTCCTTGAGACACTTCTTCAG GTGTGTGTCCACCTGGGCGTCGCCGAGCAGCAGCTCATCGAGCGAGATCCTGGAGAACCTTACGGCGCTTCGCTGTTTCCTTCCGCGCCGATCTCGTCTCTGGATCCGATGTCGGGCTTCACCCCTCGCGCACCCAGTCTCGCGGTCCTTCAGGGCCAGCGGCTGGTCATCCTGCATCTCTACTCCCTTTTGGGCGCAAGCTgcacggccgcgcgcggctcagcGCCCccggccgcgtcctcctctctggATGCATCGATCTCATATGCTTCACTCTCTCAGACCTGCCGTGTGCGCAACGCCGCAGAGCTCTCTGCTCTCCTTGGCCTCTCAGGGCAGGCGGGAAcctgctcgcgctgcgcagctgcggaccTGGCGAGGCGTGCCCTCTGCAAGCTTCCTCTGGACAAGCGAACGCTGCACACAGAACTCGATCGCGGGGCCCAGCGGCTGCAGTCTCTCCTGCAGCGCACCCTTCAAGAGCTGGCCACGGCCCGATGTGCCCAGGCGATGCTCGAAGAGAGAGTCTCGgagctgccgccctcgcggcaTCCGGCGCTGTTTGAGTCTTCACGGCCACTGAGTTGCGAGTCTGCCCTTCGCCGCACCCACGACGAACTGAGTCTCCGCGGGATCCCCCCAGACCCAGCTGATTCGGTCGCCGTTTTCTGCGGGACCCAAACTCCTTtatctcctcttcgcgcaggcccccttctctctctggttCAGTGCACGGCCGCggaagctgcggctgcaCTCGAGAAGGCtgacgccgtcgcggagTCGCTCGCGGTGAAGCTTGGCGCGATCTTTTCGATTTCCGGGCTAGCGCCCGAGACACGTGGAGTGCGACCGGGGGGCCGGTTGGCGGCCTCGGCCCACGTCCCCTCCCACGCGGCCCTGCGGCTCCACGGTCGCTCTGACCAGCGCCCAAGCCTTCGCTGGCCAGCGGCCTCTCCAGCAGGGCCAGCGGACCCCCTCGGAGCAacgccggcagcgaagaggcctGGCCGCAGTCTGCAGCGAAACCCTGCTGTAGGGAGTCTCAGGAGAGCGAGGGGCTGCGTCAACGGCCCCCCGCAGGTGGAGTCCTTTTTGACGCAGCTGAGAACCGCGTGCGGGCCGCGGGTggggaggcagcagcgcgttgCACAAAggtgcgggcgccgcagcgagagcggcagtcgagaggcgcgccgtcctGCGAGTCCCTCcacggctgcagacgccttgctcgcgcgcgggcacAGCGATGACATCAGGACCGCCAGGtcgaccgcggccgcgacggaaGACTCCGCAGAGTTTTCGCCCTGCGAGTCCTGTTCTGAGCTGGCTCCATGGCGGCAGGGCCATTACCCTGCGCGCGACAGGATCTCTCCTGGCGTGCCCAAAGTTCCCTGCCTTGGAAGAGAGTGTCACCAACATCAGAACTCAGGGGCCTGCCTCAGCCCGACGACCCCAGTGCGACCGCTGTCCTCACGCCGtcccgcgcagaggcgaagtcTCTCTACGCCCGCGCGGGTCTTCCCATGCAAATCTgagtgcagctgccgcgtgtgcggcgactcagacgtcgaggcgcgccgcgacctcaGGGCCTCATCCAGCAGGTACcggaaggccgcgagccgcTTTTGGAGCCCCAGGCTGCAGAGCCTAGGCGCCTCCTGTGGATGTGTCGACGGGAGCGCCTCCGGATGCAAGCATGCATCCAGCAGCTTGCAAACTCGCGTCGCGgttcgctcgccgccctcgctgtTGCACGCGCCCGACGGAGACTGGCGGTTTCGGCGAAGTCGCCCTTCGTCGAgcggtcgcctctcgccgctcaGCTTCTGTCGGGACTTAGCGAGGCCTCCGTCCTCCCGCCTCGTTGCACACTTCGTCCCCAATCGCCCTAAGtggctgcccgcgccgctcctctcgccctcgagcCTCTCCTCAGGCAGTCCAGCTCGGCTGTGGCcctggcgacgcagcgctGGTGCCCACTCTCCGCTCTTGTCTCTCCCTCAGCCCCGCATAAATACGGGCGCCTTGGGCTCCGGGAGCCTTGCGAGGCtgggcggacgcggaggcgaaagaaaTCCACACGCGGCATGCTCTGGCTGCGCGGACGCTTCGCCCGCAGAGCCTTccccgacgccgccgcagcgagaggagagtcgtcccgccgcagagcggaggTGGCGCTTGACGCGTCCAGGGGCCTCTGATAAAACTTgtggcggaggggggggcaggggtAGGGGTAGGGAGAGGGTTGCTGGGGTTCCCCTCACTTGCAACTCGAGCAGTTAA